One window from the genome of Ciconia boyciana chromosome 8, ASM3463844v1, whole genome shotgun sequence encodes:
- the PEX11A gene encoding peroxisomal membrane protein 11A has product MEGFADFTSRSQGRDQLFRATQYTCMLLSYLIEHKADKEKLVMKLKQLESSMSSGRKMFRLGNMVHALVAARRATHLPDVVPRFCLTASSLARALYFVCDAVLWLKSVGLQPDIDKPKWRNWATKCYYFSILMNLARDWYEISWRLEQAIQEEKSKENSFRDKHNQELNCVKCDDLHSFLFLLFQILKRHPPLLLDLVKNLCDLSGPLDTLGIYKTNPGVIGFCGILSSLVGILTLASPHLKLKQ; this is encoded by the exons atggagGGCTTCGCGGACTTCACCAGCCGCAGCCAGGGCCGCGACCAGCTCTTCCG AGCCACTCAGTACACATGCATGTTGCTTAGCTATTTAATAGAGCATAAGGCTGATAAAGAGAAGCTGGTAATGAAACTCAAGCAGTTGGAATCTAGCATGAGCTCTGGCCGGAAAA TGTTCAGGCTGGGCAACATGGTACACGCCTTGGTAGCAGCCAGGAGAGCTACACATCTGCCAGATGTGGTTCCTCGCTTCTGCCTTACAGCCTCCAGCCTGGCCCGTGCCCTCTACTTCGTCTGCGATGCAGTCCTGTGGTTGAAGAGTGTTGGGCTCCAACCTGACATCGATAAGCCAAAGTGGCGGAATTGGGCTACCAAGTGTTACTACTTTTCAATCCTGATGAATCTAGCCAGGGACTGGTATGAGATCTCCTGGAGGTTGGAACAAGctatacaggaagaaaagtcaAAGGAGAATTCCTTCCGGGACAAACACAATCAGGAACTAAACTGTGTGAAATGTGATGATTTGCAcagttttctcttcctgctgtttcaaatactgaaaagacATCCTCCTTTGCTGCTGGACTTGGTGAAGAATCTCTGTGATCTCTCAGGTCCTTTGGATACGCTAGGGATCTACAAGACCAACCCAGGAGTGATTGGTTTCTGTGGCAtcctctcctccctggtggGGATCCTCACGTTAGCAAGCCCACATCTGAAGCTGAAACAGTGA
- the WDR93 gene encoding WD repeat-containing protein 93 — MAAAAPAEGRQPREILHDSSFFCIYCDSCICGVFCIWKGRTMAVRIRKHPLEIPPPSEEDWLKDDEEDFFLQDPDRKRDALPQPFRMINKLVMLVFENAMEIIERREMLREAQKLKVQPTKCFPTAEFQVTGRANCLAVSGKYIFVGLSVGLAAFRVSDCKEVCAWDAVKTEICANHALDLGNECHVLLAVDEMGLVWLFCFHKESFLLIKILNEVEDISKRNTCVEVVLSPGGDYAGVLLQDSTKAWLEIYRLPKDSWLKEMEKSPGAVAGLACRERRSSWTSAKSLELHGDGSAEMESPVSANKADAKLSLPVLLLKVKPPKPITGSSFKSPLDALKKVDDGSMLGLGYNHLIKDSQWEQQEAIFCSTYREYLEAEGERESKEEITRHATFHFLLPSQILQVGPEVKVQPDVPAGISVHWDGSHNLCFYLLNRPLKEKVDSDLKPDVVWPCAAPVACSAVSSCSRYLALACEDATITIWDKHLGYPLSVTAILEEHLIRSIHFLQSSAAGSDETPCPGTDLACPIVQLLVLCTDSSFYLVKAPRAGKSSITLLADRPEDPNLAVSAVVPVLAFPSAALVFTWDGTVSLMNTATSQTVYCFSTPPSHAVASPWQPVFTVDSVNWCLLLRGDKQQQADALAQSRASHSTIFIFDFNSYPLKEAFPKEPDLPLKSLQNLPWIERCNIFLHDRQQSLLGLREQLPEYWSRLQAQAAAMDESQKVKGQKKP, encoded by the exons atggcggcggcggcgccggcggaGGGGCGGCAGCCGCGGGAG ATACTGCACGATTCTTCGTTCTTCTGCATCTACTGTGATTCCTGCATCTGTGGTGTGTTTTGCATCTGGAAGGGCAGAACCATGGCTGTGCGTATCCGGAAGCATCCCCTGGAGATTCCTCCACCATCTGAAGAGGACTGGCTAAAGGATGATGAGGAAGATTTCTTCCTGCAGGATCCCGATCGAAAGCGTGATGCGTTGCCTCAGCCCTTCAGGATGATCAACAAACTGGTGATGCTGGTTTTTGAGAATGCTATGGAAATCATTGAAAGAAGGGAGATGCTCCGAGAAGCGCAAAAACTAAAGGTCCAGCCCACAAAATGCTTTCCTACAGCTGAATTCCAG GTAACTGGAAGAGCCAATTGCCTTGCTGTGTCTGGAAAATACATCTTTGTCGGTCTGTCCGTGGGTCTGGCTGCCTTCAGGGTGTCTGACTGTAAGGAGGTCTGTGCTTGGGATGCAGTCAAGACGGAGATTTGTGCCAACCATGCCTTGGATTTGGGGAATGAGTGCCACGTCCTGCTTGCTGTGGATGAAATGG GGCTTGTCTGGCTCTTCTGCTTTCACAAGGAAAGCTTCCTACTGATTAAAATCCTAAATGAAGTG GAGGATATCAGCAAGCGAAATACTTGTGTGGAGGTGGTGCTCTCCCCGGGAGGTGATTACGCAGGAGTCCTGCTGCAAG ACAGCACAAAAGCTTGGCTGGAGATCTACCGATTGCCTAAGGATTCCTGGCTGAAGGAGATGGAAAAGAGCCCAGGAGCTGTAGCAGGGCTGgcttgcagggagaggaggtCAAGCTGGACATCTGCG AAAAGTCTGGAGCTGCATGGAGATGGTTCTGCAGAGATG GAGTCTCCTGTGTCTGCAAACAAAGCTGATGCAAAGCTGAGtctcccagtgctgctgctgaaagtgAAGCCACCCAAACCCATTACAG GCAGTAGTTTTAAAAGCCCTTTGGATGCCTTGAAGAAAGTGGATGATGGCAGCATGCTTGGCTTGGGGTACAATCACCTAATCAAGGACTCCcagtgggagcagcaggaagCAATCTTCTGCAGCACTTATCGGGAGTATCTGGAGGCCGAGggtgagagagagagcaagGAGGAGATCACCAG acatgctacttttcattttctcctgccTAGCCAGATCCTACAGGTGGGACCTGAAGTGAAAGTACAGCCAG ATGTTCCAGCTGGCATCAGTGTGCACTGGGATGGAAGCCACAATCTCTGCTTCTACTTACTAAACCGACCACTCAAGGAAAAAGTGG ACTCTGATCTGAAACCTGATGTTGTGTGGCCATGTGCAGCTCCAGTTGCATGCTCGGCTGTCAGTTCCTGCTCCAGGTACCTGGCACTGGCATGTGAAGATGCAACAATAACTATTTGGGATAAACACCTAG GATACCCACTGTCTGTGACTGCCATTCTAGAGGAACATCTCATCCGTAGCATCCACTTCCTGCAGAGTTCTGCAGCTGGCAGTGACGAGACACCTTGTCCTGGTACAGATCTTGCCTGTCCCATTGTGCAGCTTCTAGTGCTATGTACAGACAGCTCTTTCTATTTGGTGAAAGCACCCAGGGCCGGGAAGTCCAGCATCACACTCCTGGCAGACAG GCCTGAAGATCCAAATCTTGCTGTCAGTGCCGTGGTGCCTGTCCTGGCATTCCCCAGTGCA GCCCTGGTCTTCACCTGGGATGGCACAGTGTCCCTGATGAACACTGCCACGTCACAGACTGTTTACTGCTTCAGTACTCCACCTTCTCATGCTGTAGCATCCCCCTGGCAGCCAGTGTTCACAGTGGATAGTGTGAATTGGTGCCTGCTGCTTCGAG GAGataagcagcagcaggcagatgcgttggcacagagcagagccagTCACAGCACCATCTTCATTTTTGACTTCAACTCCTACCCACTGAAGGAGGCTTTCCCAAAGGAACCAGATTTGCCTCTCAAATCCTTGCAGAACCTGCCATGGATTGAGAGATGTAACATTTTCTTACATGATAG gcagcagagcctgctgggACTCAGAGAGCAGTTGCCCGAGTACTGGAGTCGGCTGCAGGCACAAGCAGCTGCCATGGACGAGAGCCAGAAAGTGAAGGGACAGAAGAAGCCATAG